The DNA region ACGATCTACCACATTATTGACCACAACAGCCCTTTCTTCCACATGGCAGCAGAAACTCTTTCCCAACAGGACTTTGAGCTGGTGGTCTTTTTAGATGGCACAGTGGAATCCACCAGTGCAACCTGCCAGGTCCGCACGTCATACGTCCCAGAGGAGGTACTTTGGGGCTACCGTTTCGTTCCTATTGTGTCCAAGACCAAGGAAGGGAAATACCGAGTGGATTTTCATAACTTCGGTAAGACAGTGGAAGTGGAGACCCCTCACTGTGCCATGTGCCTCTATAATGAGAAAGATGCCAGGGCCAGGATGAAGAGAGGCTATGACAACCCTAACTTTGTCTTGTCAGAAGTTGATGAAACGGACGACACCCAGATGTAGCAGTGGCTTTTCCACCTACAAAAAGCCTCCCAAGGACCTAAGGGTTGACTGTGTTCAGAAGCATCTGACGGGGGTCTGAAAGCAGGATGAGAACATGCGAAATCTGCTAGCACAGTCACCCCTGAACCCCAGGGCTATGGTTCTACAAGACACATAGCTCTATAAGGCTGCATACGGTGCATGCATGTGAATGAAACTGTGGAAGCCAAAGGGGCCCACTTGGATTCTCACTATGACTGTGTAAGTTCATATCGTGTTGATGGAAACAAAGTCATTCAAGGACAAAACTTAGGAGCTTTAGAAAGCTTCAGGAACTAGCCACATTTCCTGTTTGATTCTATGGATGAGAAAGATGCCATTTTTATCTTAAAGTAGACTTCTATCAATGGAAAATCTGCCCTCTGCGTTGGGAAGTGAGCCAGCCAATCAGTGACAATAAGAGACTGTcatacaaagaatcagtaaagaCTCTAACCTTCTCAAGCTCTGGTGTTTGAAGCCTTTGTCTGAGTCTGGGTCCATGCTTCAGAAGGGGTAAGGTGACATCCACTGACTGTACCTCTCTGAACACAAGGTACAGAAGAACAGGAAGCCCCAATCAACTTCATAATCAACCCAGATGCTGCAGCCCATACAGAATTTGGCCTGAATGATTTCCTGTGGAG from Rattus norvegicus strain BN/NHsdMcwi chromosome 8, GRCr8, whole genome shotgun sequence includes:
- the Kcnj1 gene encoding ATP-sensitive inward rectifier potassium channel 1 isoform 3 (isoform 3 is encoded by transcript variant 3), which produces MCGAILAKISRPKKRAKTITFSKNAVISKRGGKLCLLIRVANLRKSLLIGSHIYGKLLKTTITPEGETIILDQTNINFVVDAGNENLFFISPLTIYHIIDHNSPFFHMAAETLSQQDFELVVFLDGTVESTSATCQVRTSYVPEEVLWGYRFVPIVSKTKEGKYRVDFHNFGKTVEVETPHCAMCLYNEKDARARMKRGYDNPNFVLSEVDETDDTQM